Proteins encoded by one window of Tubulanus polymorphus chromosome 7, tnTubPoly1.2, whole genome shotgun sequence:
- the LOC141909273 gene encoding uncharacterized protein LOC141909273: MLQDLCRDKLGWDDVISEKYQRLWAEWQKNLPLLEKLNVSRCFKPEWFVGKEVSCQLHHFSDASEIGYGTVSYLRLEDENGNINSSLVFGKSRVAPLKQITIPRMKLTAAALAVKINNMILKELEYDVTDVCFWTDSTAVLRYIANDTARYHTFVANRVNQIRECTQVEQWRHIEGKMNPADIASRGLSFKDVSSGRSDLWLNGPSFLTKPESEWPELINLSPDFPDDEEELKTVASILSNEEDSVLKIYDYHSSWSRLNKCIAWLLRVKDYLRSRFGHGSMNHTSQRITKEEMDRAEMAIVKHLQNSHFRRELEALNAGKCVPGNSSISQLDSILDVNGMIRVGGRLRRANLDYDVRHPLLIPKETRIGKLMIIVISLLDIWERMLSWLT, translated from the coding sequence ATGTTACAAGATCTCTGCAGAGATAAGCTCGGTTGGGATGATGTGATATCAGAAAAGTATCAGAGATTATGGGCTGAATGGCAAAAGAACCTACCATTGCTAGAAAAGTTGAACGTATCCAGATGTTTCAAACCAGAATGGTTTGTTGGTAAGGAAGTATCCTGTCAGCTACACCATTTTAGTGACGCTAGTGAAATTGGGTATGGCACAGTATCTTACCTGAGGTTGGAAGATGAAAATGGTAACATCAACAGTAGTTTGGTTTTCGGTAAAAGTCGTGTCGCACCACTGAAGCAAATCACTATTCCTAGAATGAAACTGACTGCAGCTGCTTTGGCGGTGAAGATAAATAATATGATTCTGAAAGAACTGGAGTATGATGTAACGGATGTCTGTTTCTGGACTGATAGTACTGCAGTTCTGAGATATATAGCTAATGACACTGCAAGATACCACACTTTTGTAGCAAATCGGGTGAATCAGATCCGAGAATGTACTCAAGTAGAACAGTGGAGACACATTGAGGGCAAAATGAATCCTGCAGATATAGCCAGTCGTGGACTATCATTTAAAGATGTTAGTTCTGGAAGAAGTGACCTTTGGTTAAATGGTCCATCGTTCCTCACCAAACCAGAATCTGAATGGCCAGAATTGATTAATTTGTCACCAGATTTCCCTGATGATGAAGAAGAGCTGAAAACTGTGGCATCGATTCTTTCCAATGAGGAAGATTCAGTTTTGAAGATATACGATTATCATTCGAGTTGGTCAAGACTGAACAAATGTATCGCTTGGCTTCTACGAGTCAAAGATTACTTGAGGTCACGTTTCGGTCATGGCTCAATGAACCACACATCACAACGAATTACGAAAGAAGAGATGGATCGTGCTGAAATGGCGATAGTGAAGCATCTTCAGAACTCACACTTTCGACGTGAACTAGAAGCATTGAATGCAGGAAAATGTGTACCAGGAAACAGTTCCATTTCTCAATTAGATTCCATACTAGATGTTAATGGAATGATACGTGTCGGAGGTCGACTCAGAAGAGCGAATTTGGATTATGATGTAAGACATCCTTTATTGATACCAAAAGAAACAAGAATTGGGAAATTGATGATCATAGTCATATCGCTGTTGGACATTTGGGAAAGAATGCTGTCTTGGTTAACTTGA
- the LOC141909274 gene encoding uncharacterized protein LOC141909274 yields MADLPSERLTPDQPAFTNTGVDYFGPIEVKRGRVGQFISRCHIPLILTHALRRFKARRGSVKYIRSDNGTNFVAAKRELQVCIKKWNTDKIHETMLQQDVNWEMNPPAASHFGGVWERIIRSVRKIMYSLIKEQGLQLNDESLCTLFCEVESILNGRPISTVNNDVNDLEPLTPNHLLLLERGSTFPPVVFDENEKRRWRQIQYIADLFWKRWVSEYLPTLQERSKWVKNRRNVMVEDIVLVVDSCVRNSWKLGRVIGRREDKNGYVRSVTVKTNAVILCHRTNETDIRIYTD; encoded by the exons ATGGCAGATTTACCTAGTGAGAGGTTAACACCAGATCAACCTGCCTTTACAAATACTGGAGTTGACTATTTTGGCCCTATAGAGGTGAAAAGAGGAAGAG TCGGGCAGTTCATCTCGAGATGTCATATTCCCTTGATACTGACTCATGCACTGAGAAGGTTTAAAGCAAGAAGAGGATCAGTGAAGTACATTCGATCGGACAATGGGACCAATTTTGTAGCGGCAAAACGTGAGCTTCAAGTCTGCATCAAGAAATGGAACACTGATAAAATCCATGAGACGATGCTGCAACAAGATGTAAACTGGGAGATGAATCCGCCTGCTGCCAGTCATTTTGGAGGTGTGTGGGAGCGGATTATTCGCTCTGTAAGGAAAATTATGTACTCATTGATTAAGGAGCAAGGGCTTCAACTCAACGATGAAAGTCTGTGTACACTGTTTTGCGAGGTAGAATCTATCCTGAATGGACGTCCGATTTCTACTGTAAATAATGATGTCAATGATTTGGAACCATTAACACCAAATCATCTCTTATTGCTAGAACGTGGATCAACTTTTCCGCCTGTTGTTTTCGATGAGAATGAAAAACGACGTTGGAGGCAAATACAGTACATTGCCGACTTATTTTGGAAACGATGGGTTTCCGAATATCTACCGACCCTTCAAGAACGTAGTAAATGGGTAAAAAACCGAAGGAATGTTATGGTAGAAGATATAGTGCTAGTAGTGGACAGCTGCGTTCGAAATTCATGGAAATTAGGACGTGTGATTGGTAGACGGGAGGATAAAAATGGTTATGTACGTTCTGTCACTGTGAAGACGAATGCGG tAATCTTATGTCATCGAACAAACGAAACGGATATTAGAATATATACTGATTGA
- the LOC141909272 gene encoding uncharacterized protein LOC141909272 has translation MMMIPVSSGIKQQEPAMKRPETVSAITVNDRSAFFNTNTDENRRQTHLALMKPCLYCKSDHILADCQVVVKIPYKERISFLMKNGLCWGCLRNGHQRRFCRVKLICDKCRKFHPTVLHDDDYRREPAPYNKDDHSSNTQETIEIERKLCGVTLEDVGFCTMSIIPVKVKLSGRTKEVITYAFLDTGSSVNLCTESLRKKLAGSGKKVDLNLDTVTSTRRLNSQLLNNLEVTQLDGGDIVTLPVIYSMEKLPVTRHRIPTEEDIRKWPHLIDVKIPTVDADIGLLIGGNIADAYTPFEFRSGPPGSPHATRTRLGWIPWNLTRHEGDMVNKISSAVNRLEKMVQESINLDFPERCIDERQNWSIEDRKFMKIMEEGVTMEKGHYQLPLPWRNKNIQLPNNFEQARRQLGSLKSKLLKNDKLRKDYNVFMNNLTDKDYAMKVPDDQLHANQGRTWYIPHHGVYHPKKPEKVRVVFNCPATYFGYSLNGLLLQGPDLTNNLIGVLIRFRQDKVALMADIEAMFYQVRMNPDDIDCLRYLWWPNGDVTQEPVAYRMLVHLFGAVSSPSCSNWALRQTAEDNRNLYNGEVVETILNNFYVDDCLKSRKDDGKTLDFVKSLKSLCAEGGFNLTKCVSNDRAVLEGLLEHDVAKSCQKVDLDLGQLPTERALGVNWNVDDDTFGYRIV, from the coding sequence atgatgatgattccTGTATCCAGTGGTATCAAGCAACAGGAACCAGCGATGAAGAGACCAGAAACTGTATCAGCCATCACTGTAAATGACAGATCTGCATTCTTTAATACCAATACTGATGAAAACCGCAGACAAACACATCTAGCACTGATGAAACCTTGTTTATATTGCAAGAGTGATCATATCTTGGCTGACTGCCAGGTGGTGGTGAAGATTCCTTATAAGGAAAGAATCTCCTTTTTGATGAAGAACGGTTTATGTTGGGGATGTCTGAGGAATGGTCACCAAAGAAGGTTCTGCCGGGTGAAGCTAATCTGTGATAAATGCAGGAAGTTTCATCCTACAGTACtacatgatgatgattatagaAGGGAACCAGCACCATATAACAAAGATGACCATTCATCAAACACACAAGAGACCATAGAAATTGAAAGGAAGCTGTGTGGTGTTACTTTAGAAGATGTTGGTTTCTGCACTATGTCGATCATACCTGTCAAAGTGAAGTTGTCCGGTAGAACGAAAGAGGTCATCACTTATGCATTTCTAGACACTGGTAGCAGCGTCAACCTTTGTACCGAATCATTGAGGAAGAAATTGGCTGGATCTGGGAAAAAAGTTGACTTAAATCTGGATACAGTGACTTCAACTAGAAGATTAAACTCACAGTTACTGAATAACCTTGAAGTGACGCAGCTGGATGGCGGAGATATTGTAACACTACCAGTGATATACTCTATGGAGAAACTACCAGTAACCAGACACAGAATACCAACTGAGGAAGATATAAGAAAATGGCCTCATCTGATTGATGTCAAAATTCCTACAGTTGATGCGGATATTGGTCTACTAATTGGAGGAAATATTGCAGATGCGTATACTCCGTTTGAGTTTAGATCGGGCCCACCTGGGTCTCCACATGCCACAAGAACTAGGCTAGGTTGGATTCCGTGGAATTTGACGCGGCATGAAGGTGATATGGTAAACAAGATTAGCTCTGCTGTAAATAGGCTGGAAAAGATGGTTCAAGAAAGTATAAACTTAGATTTTCCAGAACGCTGTATAGACGAAAGACAGAACTGGTCAATTGAGGATCGAAAGTTTATGAAGATCATGGAAGAAGGAGTAACTATGGAGAAAGGCCATTATCAATTACCTCTTCCATGGCGGAACAAGAATATACAGTTACCGAATAATTTTGAGCAGGCAAGACGGCAACTAGGAAGTCTGAAAAGTAAACTTCTGAAGAATGATAAACTGAGGAAAGATTACAATGTCTTCATGAATAATCTAACAGATAAAGATTATGCAATGAAAGTTCCTGATGACCAGTTACACGCCAATCAAGGCAGGACATGGTATATTCCTCATCATGgggtttatcatccgaaaaaGCCGGAAAAAGTCAGAGTCGTCTTCAATTGTCCTGCAACGTATTTTGGCTATTCGTTGAACGGTTTATTGTTGCAAGGACCCGATCTGACGAATAACTTGATCGGGGTTCTGATAAGATTTCGTCAGGACAAAGTGGCTTTGATGGCTGACATAGAGGCCATGTTTTACCAAGTAAGGATGAACCCTGATGATATTGACTGTCTGAGATATTTGTGGTGGCCCAATGGTGATGTCACGCAGGAACCAGTAGCGTATAGAATGTTAGTGCACCTGTTTGGTGCAGTATCGTCGCCTAGCTGCTCTAATTGGGCATTACGCCAAACAGCTGAAGATAATCGGAATTTGTACAACGGAGAAGTTGTGGAAACGATACTCAATAACTTTTATGTTGATGATTGCCTAAAGTCGAGAAAAGACGATGGCAAGACATTGGATTTTGTCAAGAGTTTGAAGTCATTATGCGCGGAAGGAGGCTTTAACCTTACCAAATGCGTCAGTAATGATCGTGCAGTATTAGAAGGTTTGCTGGAACATGATGTTGCAAAATCCTGTCAAAAGGTAGATTTAGATTTGGGCCAGCTACCCACTGAACGAGCCCTTGGAGTAAACTGGAACGTTGATGATGACACATTTGGTTATAGGATTGTGTAG